The DNA window GGAGACGAAAAGCCTTGCGGTAAAGCTGTTTTCAAGCTTCCTTGCGCGCGGGCGGCACGCCGGCGGGTCCGGACGTCGGGTCGCCGGACGCCAGCCGCTCCAGCGGCGCCAGCGCCTGCATCAGGGTGTTGAGGTCGGACGTCGGGAGCTGGCTCAGCATCGCGGCCAAAGAAGCGCGTCGATTGGCCAGCGATTCACCGTGAACGGCACGCCCCCGCGGGGTGATGTCCACGAGCACCGCACGCAGGTCGGACGGGTCGCGGGAACGCTTGACCAGCCCTATCTTCTCCAGCCGGCGGATCGCCACGGTCGTGGTGGGAGTCCGCACCCGTTCGTGTGCGGCGAGATCGGTCATCCGAATCGGGCCCTGGTCGAGCAACGTGACCAGAATCGACAACTGCGCCAGGGTCAGTTCCCCTGCCGCCACGCCGCTGGGGTCCCCACGGCGAAGAATGGCGAACAATTTGGACAGCGCTCGGTGCAAACCTTCCGCGAGCTCGGCTACCTCGGCCGGGTTCGATTCGCTGTCTGACATAAATCGGGAGTCTATCCCGATATGAGTTGCCTACAAGGGAGCTATTGCCCACTAGTTATCTGGGATCAAAGGACTTGCGACAAAAACCGCTGCAGCCGTTCGGTCTGTGCGGCTTCGAATATCTGCTCAGGAGGGCCCGATTCCACGACCTTGCCGTGATCCATAAACATCACGGCGTCGGATGCCGACCGCGCGAAACCCATTTCGTGGGTTACCACAACCATTGTCATGCCGCCGGCGCCGAGGTCGGCAATGAGCTGCAGTACTCCCTTGACCATTTCGGGATCCAGCGCCGAGGTCGCCTCGTCGAAAAACATCAC is part of the Mycobacterium mantenii genome and encodes:
- a CDS encoding MarR family winged helix-turn-helix transcriptional regulator — translated: MSDSESNPAEVAELAEGLHRALSKLFAILRRGDPSGVAAGELTLAQLSILVTLLDQGPIRMTDLAAHERVRTPTTTVAIRRLEKIGLVKRSRDPSDLRAVLVDITPRGRAVHGESLANRRASLAAMLSQLPTSDLNTLMQALAPLERLASGDPTSGPAGVPPARKEA